A region from the Lolium perenne isolate Kyuss_39 chromosome 4, Kyuss_2.0, whole genome shotgun sequence genome encodes:
- the LOC127346649 gene encoding uncharacterized protein translates to MEGEDPTQRPPRGYSNILGGLLRWYFPGIVNFPTGGCDVAWRWAHYSLAEDPLGRGTAADMVVAKFWKYFKRAEGKENACDDVLHQLARKRVTGMHYEARIQCVRDWHADRFVHMSKEDARDTLMQPWQYLQNPPQYVGNDDRCFRAMVMWWTCPQYLKKHEEGKAKRAEMRGGSHIQGSIPISLHLQKEEVRTGAKPNVFAVLKKMKQRKTPIPRRGPCGRRWQRRSRRPRSKGRRWSSRFCSTSSSTR, encoded by the exons atggaaggag aagacccgacgcagagacctccacgtgggtactcgaacatccttgggggcctacttaggtggtatttccctgggatagtcaacttccctactggtggctgcgacgtagcttggaggtgggcgcactacagcctcgcggaagatcctcttggccgcggcaccgcggcggatatggttgttgccaaattctgg aaatacttcaagagggccgagggcaaggagaatgcgtgcgatgatgtcctacaccagcttgcaaggaagagggtgactggcatgcactacgaggcacgtattcaatgcgtccgcgactggcacgccgaccgcttcgtccacatgagtaaggaggacgctcgcgacacgctcatgcagccgtggcagtacttgcag aaccctcctcagtacgtcggcaacgacgataggtgctttcgtgcgatggtcatgtggtggacatgcccccagtacctcaagaagcacgaggagggcaaggcgaagcgggcagagatgcgaggtggatcgcatatccaaggcagcatccccatctctcttcacctgcagaaggag gaagtcaggacaggagcgaagcctaacgtctttgccgtgctaaagaagatgaagcaaaggaagacgccgATCCCGAGACGGGGTCCttgtgg gaggagatggcagcgaagGAGCAGGCGACCCAGGAGCAAAGGGCGCAGATGGAGCAGCAGATTCTGCAGTACCAGCAGCAGCACACGATGA